In Spirosoma aureum, a single genomic region encodes these proteins:
- a CDS encoding glycosyltransferase family protein, translating into MEINSRFRIDDSRLRWLLFFSLLVQIIFSITQVGFLHPDQHFQLIEFSSWQLGEPSGATSVWELKSHIRPTVQVYLFSGFIIACRFFHIYDAFVQLAILRLIFGLLGFVVFNAIGIYYFKSNKKLLYLVLLLINLSWSLPYIRTLFSSEMASSIVFFGAILLYELKKEKFLYVLLTGFLFSLAFYFRFQIAFGIVGFGIWFLFIDRKYVNLLPMAIGFSAGVAINIFLDYHFYHQLVFTPFDYYRVNIIDGKAAEFGTSSFLWYILLLALVIGTPPLSIFLFYYSLKGAGQQYRQPLVFAVAFFIIGHCLVAHKEERFMFPIVNVLPVIAGWGLESFITYYQRARTGIRNFLKGISYFSIALNTLVLILFLILNPYYQAIEFTRKLTNTFKDSEPTIYCFSRTPFETESGLPLTFYRKNAPNIKLIKFNNADSARYLKNAWMVTTFNDAKEKLSLFDSLGFKPTLYSSAILWNTNEYLQSKKIGTINEIWVLYKKE; encoded by the coding sequence ATGGAAATAAATTCACGATTCAGGATTGACGATTCACGTTTACGGTGGCTTTTGTTCTTTTCCCTGCTTGTACAAATCATTTTCTCTATTACTCAGGTTGGATTCCTTCATCCTGACCAGCATTTTCAATTAATCGAGTTTTCTTCCTGGCAACTGGGGGAACCTTCCGGTGCTACCAGTGTCTGGGAATTAAAGAGCCATATACGGCCAACCGTACAAGTTTATCTGTTTTCGGGATTTATTATCGCCTGTCGGTTTTTCCATATATATGATGCCTTCGTACAACTGGCAATCCTGCGCCTTATTTTTGGACTGCTGGGTTTTGTCGTATTTAACGCGATTGGCATTTATTATTTTAAGTCCAATAAAAAACTACTATACCTGGTCCTGTTACTTATCAATTTATCCTGGTCACTTCCCTATATCCGTACATTATTTAGTTCTGAAATGGCATCGTCAATTGTATTCTTCGGTGCCATTCTATTGTATGAACTAAAAAAAGAAAAGTTTCTATATGTATTATTAACAGGTTTCCTGTTTAGCCTGGCTTTTTATTTCCGTTTTCAAATAGCATTTGGTATTGTTGGCTTTGGTATATGGTTTCTGTTTATCGACAGAAAATATGTAAATCTGTTGCCTATGGCGATTGGTTTTTCCGCAGGAGTAGCCATTAATATTTTTTTAGATTATCATTTTTATCACCAGTTGGTTTTTACCCCCTTCGATTATTACCGGGTAAATATTATAGACGGTAAAGCAGCTGAATTTGGCACCTCCAGTTTTTTGTGGTATATCTTATTGCTGGCTCTGGTTATTGGCACGCCACCGCTTAGTATTTTTCTTTTTTATTACAGCCTGAAAGGCGCTGGGCAACAATATCGTCAGCCGCTGGTTTTTGCCGTCGCGTTTTTTATTATAGGCCATTGCTTGGTAGCACACAAGGAAGAACGATTTATGTTCCCGATAGTCAATGTGTTACCGGTTATAGCAGGCTGGGGTTTAGAGTCATTTATTACTTATTATCAACGTGCCCGAACAGGGATTCGCAATTTCCTAAAAGGAATTTCATATTTCAGTATTGCACTTAATACACTGGTACTAATTTTATTTTTAATCTTAAATCCGTATTATCAAGCAATAGAATTTACCAGAAAGTTGACAAATACATTTAAGGATTCAGAACCCACTATTTATTGTTTTTCGCGTACGCCATTTGAAACGGAAAGCGGTCTCCCATTAACTTTTTACCGAAAAAATGCGCCGAACATTAAGCTTATCAAATTTAACAATGCTGATTCTGCCCGGTATTTAAAAAATGCCTGGATGGTAACTACATTTAATGATGCAAAAGAAAAGCTGTCACTTTTCGACAGCCTGGGTTTTAAACCGACTCTTTATTCATCTGCAATCCTGTGGAATACGAACGAATATTTACAGTCAAAAAAAATAGGAACAATTAATGAAATATGGGTACTTTATAAAAAAGAATAA
- a CDS encoding glycosyltransferase family 2 protein: MILSIVIPAYNEERTITELLHKVAASPLPLSIQKEIIVVDDCSTDHTGLLVRAFQQGYPDVSTHYVCQPTNQGKGAALRTGIQLATGDWLIIQDADLEYDPSEYILLLQPLIDGKADVVYGTRFIGNHPHRVLYFWHSVGNKILTLVSNIFTDLNLTDMETCYKVFRTALIQRIDLREKRFGFEPEITAKLARVPGIRIYEVGISYYGRTYSDGKKIGWRDGFRAMYAILKYNLFVA; encoded by the coding sequence ATGATCCTGAGCATTGTTATTCCCGCCTATAACGAAGAACGTACCATTACAGAACTATTGCACAAGGTGGCCGCGTCTCCACTTCCGTTGTCCATCCAGAAAGAGATCATTGTAGTCGATGACTGTTCGACGGATCACACGGGTCTGCTTGTCAGGGCATTCCAGCAGGGCTACCCGGATGTAAGTACACACTATGTTTGTCAACCAACGAATCAGGGGAAAGGGGCGGCTCTGCGCACTGGCATTCAGCTAGCTACCGGCGACTGGCTCATCATTCAGGATGCCGATCTGGAGTATGACCCCAGCGAATATATATTATTGCTTCAGCCCCTGATAGACGGGAAAGCCGATGTTGTTTATGGCACCCGATTTATTGGCAACCACCCACACAGGGTGCTGTATTTCTGGCATTCTGTGGGCAATAAAATTCTGACGCTGGTGTCTAATATATTTACGGACCTGAACCTGACCGATATGGAAACATGCTACAAGGTATTCCGAACAGCATTGATCCAACGAATCGATCTTCGGGAAAAACGATTTGGCTTCGAACCGGAGATCACGGCAAAACTGGCCCGTGTTCCTGGTATTCGCATCTACGAAGTTGGTATCTCTTACTATGGCCGTACGTATTCTGATGGCAAAAAAATTGGCTGGCGAGACGGCTTCAGGGCTATGTATGCTATTTTAAAATACAATCTTTTTGTAGCGTAA
- a CDS encoding LIC_10190 family membrane protein — protein sequence MLILLLLWALLYILLLVLGEVIVLVLQRHWPGTVSPTETVLVGLIGVISVLQFVSIFFPTNFWFVAGLALLVIFINWQLANRPIRGAMTNFHKLVRQPVCWILVIVVLFYAIERPANPDSGTYHLPTIRYVERYAAIPGLGNLFSRLAFNSSFFVIGAAFGFTDLANQTLFPLNGFLLLLFGGYSIGQLQRLNLSPVLRNLQLSIVCLTLFFLIRQVNAPGTDVWATLLTLFVFLVWLDDTRNSNRFRAFLLVALVFTCLTVKLATLPILLLLPFVAYEHRHWLRWKHGIWVMILACLLIGPWLARNVILSGYLIFPFTELDLVSVDWKLAKNAVRFEQDFVTFWARFHLPETKFDPEKLTWPFARWVSWWWTHWWFWYNWPNRPTFIMAVVSPLLMASQYIYGHERLRRLLPAYIVALAGFLFWFLKAPEFRFGYAFIWIAALLPIHNLHLLQRPLPTRIATGLVGLTLIGLFVFAAVRRGNHNLNSLVDLLLIPAKLSHINSEAQTTYYDFHRTRSGLAVVVPRAPCEACLDIEQPCTPFFSDDLQLRGKTIAEGFRLTHPTIDTLAHNSIQLPPK from the coding sequence ATGCTAATACTCTTACTTCTATGGGCTCTACTTTACATACTATTGTTGGTGCTGGGCGAGGTCATTGTGCTTGTCCTGCAACGCCATTGGCCAGGAACGGTTTCCCCAACTGAAACGGTCCTGGTGGGTCTGATTGGTGTAATCAGTGTGTTGCAGTTCGTCTCAATTTTCTTCCCGACTAATTTCTGGTTTGTTGCAGGTCTAGCGTTGCTGGTTATTTTTATAAACTGGCAATTGGCGAATCGTCCGATACGTGGGGCTATGACCAATTTTCACAAACTTGTCCGACAGCCTGTATGTTGGATACTCGTCATAGTTGTACTATTCTATGCCATCGAACGTCCTGCCAATCCCGATAGTGGTACCTATCACCTGCCCACTATCCGGTATGTTGAGCGGTATGCGGCTATTCCAGGACTTGGCAATCTATTCAGTCGTCTGGCTTTTAATTCCAGCTTTTTTGTGATTGGAGCTGCTTTCGGCTTTACAGATCTGGCTAATCAAACGCTGTTCCCGCTCAACGGTTTCCTGCTTCTCCTCTTTGGGGGTTACAGTATCGGGCAACTTCAGCGGCTCAATCTGAGTCCCGTTTTGCGGAATCTTCAACTCAGCATAGTGTGTCTGACCTTATTTTTTTTGATCCGCCAGGTCAATGCACCTGGCACAGACGTATGGGCCACATTGTTAACACTTTTCGTATTTTTAGTATGGCTTGATGACACCAGAAACAGTAATCGATTCCGGGCGTTTTTGCTGGTAGCATTAGTATTCACATGCCTGACCGTGAAACTAGCTACGCTGCCAATCCTGCTACTCCTGCCGTTTGTGGCCTATGAGCACCGGCACTGGCTTAGGTGGAAACATGGAATCTGGGTAATGATACTAGCTTGTTTGCTTATTGGCCCCTGGCTGGCCCGGAACGTTATTCTGTCAGGCTATCTAATCTTCCCATTTACTGAACTTGATCTAGTTTCGGTCGATTGGAAATTGGCTAAAAACGCGGTTCGTTTTGAACAAGATTTCGTTACGTTTTGGGCACGCTTTCACCTTCCCGAAACCAAATTCGATCCAGAAAAACTCACCTGGCCGTTTGCCCGATGGGTATCTTGGTGGTGGACCCACTGGTGGTTCTGGTACAACTGGCCCAACCGGCCTACGTTCATTATGGCCGTAGTGTCGCCCCTGTTGATGGCCTCCCAATACATTTATGGCCACGAGCGTCTGCGGAGGTTGTTGCCAGCTTATATAGTAGCTCTGGCCGGATTTTTATTTTGGTTTTTGAAAGCTCCCGAATTCCGGTTTGGTTATGCCTTTATCTGGATAGCCGCTTTATTACCCATTCATAACCTACACCTACTCCAGCGACCGTTGCCTACACGAATTGCTACGGGATTAGTCGGACTAACGCTGATCGGTTTATTCGTTTTCGCTGCGGTTAGAAGGGGGAATCACAATCTCAATTCACTGGTCGATCTTCTACTCATACCTGCAAAGTTAAGCCACATTAATTCTGAAGCACAAACCACATACTACGACTTTCACAGAACCCGTAGTGGCCTGGCGGTAGTTGTTCCACGCGCGCCATGCGAGGCATGTTTAGACATTGAACAACCCTGCACACCATTCTTTTCAGATGATTTGCAACTGAGGGGAAAGACCATTGCGGAGGGCTTTAGATTAACTCACCCAACCATTGACACATTGGCACATAACTCTATCCAACTACCACCAAAATGA
- a CDS encoding SDR family oxidoreductase, translated as MAKTVLITGTSSGFGKQTAKLFHENGWSVIATMRAPEKETELTQLDNVIVDYLDVKDTESIRKAVKAGTDTFGTIDALINNAGYGVMGVFESATEEQIRQQYAVNVFGMMQVTQAVLPYMRAQGSGTIINISSFGGVVALPFGSLYNSSKFAVEGFSEALSHEVLPLGITVKIIEPGGVVTNFRNGLTMINNKIPVYNPLLASFFGRYAQTTQHLPKASPEMVAATIYEATTDGKQQLRYVVGEDAQFYIDAKTKNSDEAYTRLIRDYFVNDPVSQ; from the coding sequence ATGGCAAAGACAGTGTTAATTACCGGAACATCTTCCGGTTTTGGCAAACAAACCGCTAAACTTTTTCACGAAAACGGATGGAGCGTAATCGCAACCATGCGCGCTCCCGAAAAGGAAACGGAATTGACTCAATTGGATAATGTGATAGTTGATTATCTGGATGTTAAGGATACCGAATCCATTCGAAAAGCGGTTAAAGCCGGTACAGATACGTTCGGTACAATTGACGCACTCATCAACAATGCAGGCTATGGCGTGATGGGTGTTTTTGAGTCTGCTACAGAAGAACAGATTCGGCAGCAGTATGCCGTAAATGTATTCGGAATGATGCAGGTTACTCAGGCTGTGCTTCCTTATATGCGGGCTCAGGGTAGCGGAACGATCATCAATATTTCTTCATTTGGTGGTGTCGTTGCGTTACCATTTGGTAGTTTATATAACAGTTCGAAATTTGCCGTAGAAGGCTTTTCCGAAGCCTTATCGCACGAAGTGCTTCCTTTGGGGATAACAGTCAAAATCATTGAGCCGGGTGGAGTCGTCACTAATTTTCGAAATGGGCTGACTATGATCAACAATAAGATTCCTGTTTACAATCCTCTGCTGGCTTCGTTTTTTGGTCGGTACGCGCAAACGACCCAACATCTTCCAAAAGCAAGTCCAGAAATGGTTGCCGCGACCATTTACGAAGCGACTACTGATGGAAAACAACAACTGCGTTATGTAGTGGGTGAGGATGCCCAATTTTACATCGATGCCAAAACAAAAAACAGCGATGAGGCATATACGAGGTTGATTCGTGATTATTTTGTCAATGATCCCGTAAGCCAATAG
- a CDS encoding SUMF1/EgtB/PvdO family nonheme iron enzyme: MIRLFFFFTLLSQIAFSQSTNSIGMRLVPIQAGVFHMGSERDGEDADEQPVHRVSITMPFLMAVTEVTNAQYEAFDPAHKTLRGKMGFSKADDEAVVFVTYDEALAFCRWLTQKEGKPYRLPTEAEWEYTCRAGTTSDFSTGSKLATAYHKSQKTDRDPVVVSLQVGQSPTNAFGLHDMHGNVEEWCADWYGPYRAGEQINPTGRISGLYRVTRGGSHGTPVRYLRSSNRLGMLPSDKSWLVGFRVVQAEAVTSTPLPAEPATAVMQQVAQKPFVWKTVSSTKPIFMEPIRYVNKPVCTAGIPFFSHNHCPAITWCPNGDMLAAWFSTNEESGREMTILGSRLRSGKQVWDEPSEFFKVPDRNMTGTSLLHDGKGTIFHLNGVETDGDWKNLAITFRESHDNGASWSAPRLADPEHTKRNQVIAGLLQTREGWLIQAGDADPGPTGGTAIHVSKDRGQTWINPYTDPQKPEYQNGATGGLIAGIHAGVVQLKDGSLLALGRKDDLPGPDSSGPRMPMSVSHDMGKTWTYQASEFPPVWSGQRLVLFRLNEGPLLLISFTHHPDEANEGKNGLLFTGESGKTMKGYGMYAALSYDEGKTWPVKKLLTDGNYRFLNGGAWTGAFDMDATHAEPKGYLAITQTPDNLIHLVSSSQHYRFNLAWLKQLPVYP, from the coding sequence GTGATCAGACTATTTTTCTTTTTCACGCTACTTTCTCAAATAGCCTTCAGTCAATCGACTAATTCAATAGGAATGCGCCTGGTTCCGATTCAGGCAGGCGTCTTTCATATGGGTTCTGAACGCGATGGAGAAGATGCGGATGAACAACCGGTGCACCGAGTCAGTATTACAATGCCATTTCTGATGGCAGTTACTGAAGTTACGAATGCGCAGTATGAAGCGTTCGATCCGGCTCATAAAACCTTGAGAGGTAAAATGGGATTCTCGAAAGCCGATGACGAAGCCGTTGTATTTGTCACTTATGACGAAGCCCTGGCATTCTGCAGGTGGCTCACCCAGAAAGAGGGTAAACCTTATCGACTTCCCACTGAAGCGGAGTGGGAATATACCTGCCGCGCCGGTACCACCTCGGATTTTTCGACCGGTAGTAAACTTGCGACTGCTTACCACAAGAGCCAGAAAACTGACCGCGATCCGGTAGTTGTTTCGTTGCAGGTAGGGCAGAGTCCGACCAATGCGTTTGGTTTGCACGACATGCACGGTAACGTTGAAGAATGGTGTGCTGACTGGTATGGTCCCTACCGGGCTGGGGAGCAAATCAATCCGACAGGACGAATCAGTGGGCTGTATCGTGTAACGCGTGGAGGTAGTCATGGAACACCCGTCCGTTATCTGCGTTCGTCGAACCGACTGGGTATGCTCCCCAGCGACAAAAGCTGGCTGGTCGGTTTCCGGGTTGTGCAGGCCGAAGCCGTTACCTCTACTCCCCTTCCGGCAGAACCAGCAACAGCGGTTATGCAACAGGTGGCTCAGAAGCCGTTCGTCTGGAAAACTGTTTCCTCGACAAAGCCCATATTTATGGAGCCTATTCGCTACGTCAATAAACCCGTTTGTACAGCCGGTATTCCCTTTTTCTCCCATAACCACTGTCCGGCCATTACCTGGTGCCCGAATGGGGATATGCTAGCAGCCTGGTTTTCTACGAACGAAGAATCAGGCCGGGAGATGACCATTCTTGGGAGTCGGTTACGATCTGGTAAACAGGTTTGGGATGAGCCATCCGAGTTTTTTAAAGTCCCTGACCGCAATATGACCGGCACATCGCTTCTACACGATGGGAAGGGCACAATCTTTCACCTTAACGGAGTTGAAACTGACGGAGACTGGAAAAATCTGGCCATCACCTTCCGGGAAAGCCACGATAATGGGGCTTCCTGGTCAGCTCCCCGACTGGCCGATCCCGAACACACAAAACGAAATCAGGTTATTGCCGGACTACTTCAGACGCGGGAGGGCTGGCTTATCCAGGCGGGTGATGCCGACCCAGGGCCCACCGGTGGAACCGCCATTCACGTTAGTAAAGACCGTGGCCAAACCTGGATCAACCCCTATACCGACCCACAAAAGCCGGAGTATCAGAATGGAGCAACGGGCGGTTTGATTGCGGGTATTCATGCGGGTGTCGTCCAGTTGAAAGACGGTAGCCTATTAGCTCTTGGCCGCAAAGACGATCTGCCCGGTCCCGATTCGAGTGGCCCACGGATGCCGATGAGTGTATCGCACGATATGGGTAAAACATGGACGTACCAGGCTTCTGAATTTCCTCCGGTCTGGAGTGGTCAGCGGCTGGTTCTGTTTCGGCTCAATGAAGGGCCATTGCTGCTAATTTCCTTTACACATCATCCCGATGAAGCGAATGAAGGCAAGAACGGACTGCTTTTTACGGGTGAATCAGGCAAAACAATGAAAGGGTACGGCATGTATGCTGCCTTATCATACGATGAGGGTAAAACCTGGCCGGTGAAGAAACTGCTAACCGATGGAAACTACCGATTCCTGAATGGCGGAGCCTGGACAGGTGCTTTTGATATGGACGCCACCCACGCCGAACCTAAAGGCTACCTGGCGATTACGCAAACACCCGACAACCTGATTCATCTGGTCAGCAGTAGCCAGCACTATCGATTCAATCTGGCCTGGCTGAAACAGTTACCAGTGTATCCTTAA
- a CDS encoding AraC family transcriptional regulator produces MEITIKSKGVDTPLRQEELTGNDGQTELFKEKHVRIQHEQIGCITDTQLTTGNFFMAHCKIQLTQSIQLVKEVEGDIIQLDFALRGESKALTGGKTMSQAFSTGQHNIAYIPPSESIYDYYASPEQLDYSVVVIPKENYFRLIPPDSDLHQHLVTRINQKKAAYVSAKNLPITSAMDWIIRDMRASQRTGSLKRLFLESRITELLMLQLEQMQSTQPIGLLSKKADIHKIHEAREVLDSCYPNTPTIIELAKLVGLNEFNLKRGFKEQLGTTILGYITQRRMEDARRFLLEGEKTISEIAYWVGYKNPAHFTVAFKKYFGMLPSAIRTHPGCDLS; encoded by the coding sequence TTGGAAATAACTATAAAATCTAAGGGCGTTGACACACCGTTACGTCAGGAAGAATTGACGGGTAATGATGGGCAAACTGAGCTCTTTAAGGAGAAGCACGTCAGGATTCAGCATGAGCAGATAGGCTGCATTACCGATACGCAGCTCACAACGGGTAATTTCTTTATGGCCCACTGTAAGATCCAGCTCACGCAATCGATCCAGTTGGTGAAGGAAGTAGAAGGGGATATTATTCAACTGGATTTTGCGCTGCGGGGTGAAAGCAAGGCGTTAACGGGCGGGAAGACAATGAGCCAGGCCTTCTCAACTGGTCAGCATAATATTGCCTATATTCCTCCGTCGGAAAGTATTTATGACTACTATGCATCTCCTGAACAACTGGATTATAGCGTAGTTGTGATTCCCAAAGAAAATTATTTTCGCCTAATACCGCCTGATAGTGACTTACATCAGCACCTGGTAACCAGGATTAACCAGAAGAAAGCTGCTTATGTATCGGCTAAAAACCTGCCAATTACGTCAGCTATGGACTGGATCATTCGGGATATGCGTGCCAGCCAGCGGACGGGCTCGCTGAAACGGTTATTTCTGGAGTCCAGGATAACTGAACTACTCATGCTTCAACTGGAGCAAATGCAGAGTACTCAACCCATTGGTCTTCTCTCTAAAAAAGCGGATATCCATAAAATACACGAAGCTCGCGAAGTGCTGGATAGCTGTTACCCGAATACGCCCACGATTATTGAATTGGCTAAACTCGTTGGCCTGAATGAATTTAACCTGAAGCGAGGATTCAAAGAACAACTAGGAACGACGATCCTTGGCTACATTACCCAACGGCGGATGGAGGATGCCCGACGCTTTTTGCTGGAGGGTGAAAAAACGATCAGCGAAATAGCGTACTGGGTAGGCTATAAAAACCCGGCTCATTTTACGGTAGCCTTTAAAAAATACTTCGGGATGCTGCCCAGTGCTATTCGGACGCACCCGGGCTGTGACTTATCTTAA
- a CDS encoding mandelate racemase/muconate lactonizing enzyme family protein: MIDSSLPLLVYLTLPIPMQRRQFLQKTIVSSSLLANPSVFNQNQTAGSELPAWKLPDLHKAIADPVLIRSVELLKTQGQLMVVVTAQDGTKGITQCNERMQNLTSLLKGLVIEHFTGKDARDLPQLIDDSYRLNSNYKYAGMSLWNCIGSVEIAVWDLLGRLSKKPVYQLLGKPLRNQYEVYISDFDRGTDTADVVERLAQKLAATGAKGVKIKVGGRMRNTPEDDRRTRLFVPLVRKKLGSKITIYADANGSYTPEEGIEIGHMLEDNGVAIFEEPCNFEDEEGLRRVNKSLTKLRLAGGEQDTSLYRFERLARTDVYDLLQADIYYNGGILRGLQVAEIARTYGKTIAPHTPKSDPLIAPFWHLAAICPNLYGLQEFVYELNSKPATWYEPAIRVQGGVMQIPNTPGLGINYDEQIWKSAERIV; this comes from the coding sequence ATGATCGATTCATCGTTGCCTTTGCTTGTTTATCTGACTTTACCCATTCCAATGCAGCGCCGACAATTTCTCCAGAAAACGATTGTAAGCAGTAGTCTGCTCGCTAATCCCAGCGTTTTTAACCAGAATCAAACAGCTGGCAGTGAATTGCCTGCCTGGAAATTGCCTGATCTGCACAAAGCGATTGCTGATCCTGTACTCATTCGATCCGTTGAATTGCTTAAGACGCAGGGACAATTGATGGTGGTGGTAACTGCGCAGGACGGAACAAAGGGCATTACCCAATGCAACGAACGGATGCAGAATCTGACCTCGTTATTGAAAGGGCTTGTCATTGAGCACTTTACGGGGAAAGATGCACGCGATCTGCCGCAGTTAATTGACGATTCTTACCGTCTCAATTCGAACTACAAATATGCCGGTATGTCGCTCTGGAACTGCATTGGTTCTGTCGAAATTGCCGTTTGGGATCTGTTGGGGCGCCTAAGCAAAAAACCAGTCTATCAGTTACTGGGAAAACCCCTTCGGAATCAATATGAGGTATATATTTCTGATTTTGATCGGGGCACCGATACCGCAGATGTTGTTGAGCGACTGGCGCAGAAACTGGCTGCTACAGGCGCTAAAGGGGTAAAAATCAAGGTTGGTGGACGCATGAGAAATACGCCGGAGGATGACCGCCGAACGCGACTTTTCGTTCCTTTAGTCCGCAAGAAATTAGGGAGTAAGATCACAATCTATGCCGATGCAAACGGTTCATATACACCGGAAGAAGGTATTGAGATTGGCCATATGCTGGAAGATAATGGAGTTGCCATTTTTGAGGAGCCCTGCAATTTTGAAGATGAAGAAGGATTGCGACGTGTAAATAAATCACTCACAAAACTCCGGCTGGCGGGTGGAGAGCAGGACACTAGTCTCTACCGATTTGAGCGATTGGCACGAACAGATGTCTATGATTTATTACAGGCTGATATCTATTATAACGGCGGTATTTTACGAGGGTTGCAGGTCGCTGAAATTGCCCGAACCTACGGTAAAACTATAGCGCCACATACGCCTAAATCTGATCCGCTTATTGCTCCATTCTGGCACTTAGCCGCCATTTGCCCCAACCTATATGGCCTTCAGGAGTTTGTCTATGAACTGAATAGCAAACCAGCTACCTGGTATGAACCCGCCATTCGAGTGCAGGGTGGTGTCATGCAAATACCCAATACACCAGGATTAGGAATCAACTACGACGAACAGATCTGGAAATCGGCCGAACGGATTGTGTAA